Part of the Methylomonas sp. AM2-LC genome, TAACTTTCTGGACGGTGTGTTACTGATGGAAATGATAGTCGATGCCGATGGCAGGCCCGCTCCTAGACTCAACGATCTGGTAATGACGGCAGAACAGGCCATCACTTTTCACACATTTTTAATTTCGCAGATCGTTCTAATGCTTTGCGATGGACTGGTTCACGGCGATTTGTCCGAATACAATGTATTAATTGGCAGCGATGGACCTGTCATCATCGATTTACCTCAAGCAGTGGATGCCGCAGGTAACAACCATGCCCGCAGAATGCTGGAACGCGATGTTAATAACATGAAGACGTATTTTGGCCAGTTTGCCCCAGAGCTATTAAGCACAAATTATGGCAGCGAAATGTGGAAACTCTACGAAAGTGGCGAACTTACTACAGATATAAAGCTAACGGGTATATTTGAAGACGACACCCAACCTGCCGATTTGCTTAGCGTGATGCAAGAAATTGAAAGCGCTCGAGAAGAAAATGAAGCCAAACGAAGGTATTTGGAATCTATAGGTGCGCTTTAAAAAGCATATTGTTAGCCCTTAGTAGCTTCCTAGATAGTTGCAAAGGGCTATTGGCATGGGCATATTCCTGCCTATCCAAACGGTAACTCCTTAACGAAAAATTATTTATTTTAATGGCATAGATGAGTTTGGGCGCAAGCCGTAACTCAATATGTCAGCTTTTGCTATAGATAACAGCTCCGATTATTGGGTTAGCTCTGTCTAGTTAACCCAACCTAGCCAAATTGCAACGTATGATTTTATTTTAAAGGCAAATAAATATCGGTAATCAACTCACTTTCTGCTACTTCTGGAAATAGGTTAAGGTAGTAAAAATAGCAGGGGAAATCTCGCAATTCTTCACCGCTTTTTGGCAACCAGGTTCCGTACAAATAATGTATTTTGTCACCCATCAATTCATGCACGCCGAAATGACGAATCACAGCACAACGCCCACCCGGTATAGTTTTAGTGATAACACCTTGCGGATTTTCTGGCACATCGGCAGCTACGGAACCACATAAGTCAAATCTAAATTTTTCAGGGGGCGTGGTTTTAGGGTCATCATAGGCAAGACCAAACGTATCACTGCTTGTAACCGGGGATAATTGACTGGTTTTACGCCATTCGATAAAAACAGCAACGGAATCATTCAATGTTTCCACGGCACCACGATGTTCTAAAACAGCGATTTTGGTTTCTTTAAATTCCACTATATTGACTTGCATATTCGTTTTTCCTTTTGGAATTGGTAGCTTATATTTTTCATGCCAAGGTATCCACTGTGGCATTTTTCTAAATTGAGAAGGTGTTTGTCCAAAGGTTTTTTTAAAAGCGCGCGAAAAGGATTCTGGATTCTCGAATTTTGCATCATAAGCAATATCAATTATGCGCAACTCAGTATTGAATGCCAATTGGTATGAGGCGCGCTTTAGGCGTGTTAGTTTGATAAATCTGAAGACATTAATGCCCATATATTCAGAAAACTGCCTGTGAAAATGATATTTAGAAAACAACGCAATCTGGCTTAGTTGTTCAACAGATAAATCTTCATCAAGGTGATTGCGAATATAGTCACATACTCGATTCATCTTAATTTCATAGGCATTTAGTTGTACGACTAGCTCTGTCATTTCCATTCATCTCTTATATCTGTTAGGCGTGAATATTTTGCCATGACATAGCAGAGATATCCTGACCAGCATTGCTGTTCTAACCAATAAAGCAACAGTTTAAGAATCTATTGTTTAAATCAACGCAGATTATTATCTTCCCGTAATCGGGAGGCAACCAGGTCGATAAAAGCTCTGGCTTTTACAGAGGCATAACGCCCTTCACGATGCAGGACATGAATAGGCATAGGCGCAGGCTCGAATTGACTTAAGATAATTTCTAATTGCTTGGCAGCCAGATTATCTGCGATTTGATAGGAAAGTAATCGGCTAATACCAAAGCCTTGCAGGACGGCTTCAATAGCGGCATCATTGTTGTTGACTATCAATCTTGGTTTTATACGTACAGGAGACAATGCAGAGTCCACACCAAATTTCCATTCGTGGGTTGGGCTTACTGTTACAGCAATAAGGGTGTGATCTTTAAGGTCTGACAAACTGGTTGGTGTACCGTATTTTTCCAGATAGTCAGGCGCGGCGCACAGCACACGCCGTACAGAGCCTACCCGTATAGCCTTCATGCTGGAATCGGCAAGTTCGCCTATCCTAATGCCCACATCCAATCCTTCTTCCAGCAGATTAACGGGCCTATCCAAAAAAAGAGCGGACACTTCCATCGCCGGATAGCGCCGTAAATAGTCGACAATGGCCGGTAAAACGAACATTTTTCCGAATAATACGGGTGCAGTGACCGCTAAATGACCCCGCGCTTCGGCGTTGACGCCTGCAGCGGCGTCGTCGGCTTCATCTATTTCGCTAATAATACGCCGAGCATCATCAAAATAGCGTTGTCCTGCCTCAGTCATACGCACGTAACGCGTGGTTCTGTTGAGCAGTTTAACTTTTAAATGTTCTTCTAATGCTGAAATTGCCCTAGTCACGGCTGGCGGCGACATACCCAGACGCCGAGCGCCTGCTGCAAAGCTTTCCTCTTCCGCTACCGCAACGAAAACGCTCATCAAATGTAGTCTGTCCATCATATTATTCCACTCATCGGAATAATATATTGTGAATGATAGCTATTCTTATTTCAAGTGAAATTTGTCACTATATATCCCGTGGCGCAAGGTGCGTTACACTTCAAACCAACAGTTAAACGGAGAACCCTTATGAATAGAATCGCCATCCCATCCGCAGATCAAACACCAGCAGCATCAAAACCCTTATTGGAAGCTGTACAAAAACAATTGGGTGTCATTCCCAACTTAATGAAATTAGTGGGTAATAGTCCAGCGGCATTACATGGATATTTAAGCCTGAGTGGAGCCTTAGCTAAAGGCAGTATTGATATAAAAACAGGTGAGCGTATCGCTCTAGCAATTGCCGAAATCAACGCCTGCAGTTACTGTTTATCTGCACATACTTATTTGGGTAAAAATGTAGCAAAACTGGATGATATAGAACTCGCTGCTAATCGCAAAGGCACTTCCACCGATCCTAAAGCAGCTGCGGCTGTTCACTTTGCCAGCAAAGTAGCCATTGAACGAGGCCATGTTTCCAATACGGATGTACAGGCGGTTAAAGCAGCAGGCTTCAACGATGCGGAAATTGTAGAAATAGTGTTGCATGTGGCGCTGAATACTTTGACCAATTATGTTAACGAGGTGGCTCAAACAGAAATCGACTTTCCAGAAGTAAAACCTGGTTTGCCTAGAGTTGTTTAATCTTATTCGCAGCTTATAAACAGTTGCTATGTACCGCTACGCCAAGTCCGTTCGTGGAAAAAAAACTAAAGCCATGAACGGACTCGACGCAGTTTTTTGTGAAAAGTATGAAACGCATCTGTTGTAATTGATGCGCCTCTTGCCATCGACACATCCTCTAAAAGCTTAGCTTTACACTGCACAGTTACTTATATTTTGGAGAATAGCATTATGACACGCGCATTTCAGAAAATTGCTTTTACCCATTCAGTCAAGGCTGCGCAGAAACGCTATGGTAATCGACAAACCTATAATGTATCAGAGGATGATACCGAGCTACGAGACTCGTTAACCCAAAATGAGATTA contains:
- a CDS encoding PA4780 family RIO1-like protein kinase, producing MKTPKRLEPLIDSGLVHEVIRSLKSGKEASVYVVRCDNELCCAKVYKEADQRSFRQSVLYQEGRKVRNSRRARAMEKGSRYGRQEQESAWQNAEVTALFRLAAAGVRVPRPYNFLDGVLLMEMIVDADGRPAPRLNDLVMTAEQAITFHTFLISQIVLMLCDGLVHGDLSEYNVLIGSDGPVIIDLPQAVDAAGNNHARRMLERDVNNMKTYFGQFAPELLSTNYGSEMWKLYESGELTTDIKLTGIFEDDTQPADLLSVMQEIESAREENEAKRRYLESIGAL
- a CDS encoding AraC family transcriptional regulator, which encodes MTELVVQLNAYEIKMNRVCDYIRNHLDEDLSVEQLSQIALFSKYHFHRQFSEYMGINVFRFIKLTRLKRASYQLAFNTELRIIDIAYDAKFENPESFSRAFKKTFGQTPSQFRKMPQWIPWHEKYKLPIPKGKTNMQVNIVEFKETKIAVLEHRGAVETLNDSVAVFIEWRKTSQLSPVTSSDTFGLAYDDPKTTPPEKFRFDLCGSVAADVPENPQGVITKTIPGGRCAVIRHFGVHELMGDKIHYLYGTWLPKSGEELRDFPCYFYYLNLFPEVAESELITDIYLPLK
- a CDS encoding LysR family transcriptional regulator, whose translation is MMDRLHLMSVFVAVAEEESFAAGARRLGMSPPAVTRAISALEEHLKVKLLNRTTRYVRMTEAGQRYFDDARRIISEIDEADDAAAGVNAEARGHLAVTAPVLFGKMFVLPAIVDYLRRYPAMEVSALFLDRPVNLLEEGLDVGIRIGELADSSMKAIRVGSVRRVLCAAPDYLEKYGTPTSLSDLKDHTLIAVTVSPTHEWKFGVDSALSPVRIKPRLIVNNNDAAIEAVLQGFGISRLLSYQIADNLAAKQLEIILSQFEPAPMPIHVLHREGRYASVKARAFIDLVASRLREDNNLR
- a CDS encoding carboxymuconolactone decarboxylase family protein; protein product: MNRIAIPSADQTPAASKPLLEAVQKQLGVIPNLMKLVGNSPAALHGYLSLSGALAKGSIDIKTGERIALAIAEINACSYCLSAHTYLGKNVAKLDDIELAANRKGTSTDPKAAAAVHFASKVAIERGHVSNTDVQAVKAAGFNDAEIVEIVLHVALNTLTNYVNEVAQTEIDFPEVKPGLPRVV